The Garra rufa chromosome 23, GarRuf1.0, whole genome shotgun sequence genome includes a region encoding these proteins:
- the LOC141299813 gene encoding dapper homolog 3-like, with amino-acid sequence MLRCGSQQRISFYQHARSPSSVDLVNAQYIPAQPCRAQVTAYWMHAALKPTSSQPRAVAKKCHFTEDKIVLRKPGRKACHAQSENSLLGQHESKYNTVVWDTVRSAQPKTRRGSGHRRWRSTLELSQDEAETPSEQPFISLTSVPSSEYPLDGYAHPMAGESESSLSEAEMPGSSSLSSDSDESGGLVWPQQLRPLRHKAFMKIRMSHALKKKILRFRSGSLKVMTTVRAKHKLNSDF; translated from the coding sequence ATGCTGCGTTGTGGATCCCAGCAGCGAATCAGCTTTTATCAGCACGCTCGCTCACCCTCGTCTGTTGATTTAGTTAATGCGCAATACATCCCAGCGCAGCCGTGCCGGGCCCAAGTCACCGCATACTGGATGCACGCCGCTCTGAAACCTACATCCTCACAGCCGAGAGCCGTGGCGAAGAAGTGCCACTTCACAGAGGACAAAATCGTTCTGAGGAAGCCTGGACGGAAAGCCTGTCATGCCCAATCTGAGAATAGCCTGCTGGGGCAACACGAGAGCAAATACAACACAGTGGTATGGGACACAGTGCGCAGCGCTCAACCCAAAACACGCCGTGGCTCTGGTCACCGCCGCTGGCGCTCCACGCTAGAACTGAGTCAGGACGAAGCCGAGACGCCCTCCGAACAGCCCTTCATCAGCCTCACCTCCGTTCCCAGTTCCGAATACCCGCTGGACGGCTATGCGCACCCCATGGCGGGAGAGTCTGAATCCAGTCTGAGTGAGGCCGAGATGCCCGGCTCCAGCTCGCTGTCCAGTGACTCAGACGAGAGCGGCGGATTGGTCTGGCCACAGCAGCTCCGCCCTCTCCGTCACAAAGCCTTCATGAAGATCAGAATGTCGCACGCGCTCAAAAAGAAGATCCTGCGGTTTAGGAGCGGCTCACTCAAAGTCATGACCACCGTGCGAGCGAAACA